A window of Bacillus thermozeamaize genomic DNA:
TCATTACTGGCTTTTTGAATGGCGCGCCTGAGAGGACTCGAACCTCCGACACGCAGTTTAGGAAACTGCTGCTCTATCCTGCTGAGCTACAGGCGCATGTTCTTGTCCATTGCATACCATATCTTTATTATATGCAAAACAGCCTGCACAAACAAGAGACAGTCTCACTGGCCAGGCTCATCGCCACAAATCCGCCATCCTCCAAACCCAAAAAGAGATACCGGTTCGGTATCCCTTTTTTCCATCTTCGACCATCCAGATAAATGGAATTCAAAAAAATTTTTTCCTTTCCCTTTCTTCTTTCAATATTTCAACCGCTTCCCGGAAGCGTTGGGAATGCACCACTTCCCGTTCGCGCAAAAACTTCAGCGCATCGTTCACATCCGGATCGTCCGACATGTCGATCAGCCATTGATAAGTGGCACGCGCTTTCTCCTCGGCGGCAATATCCTCGTACAAATCGGCGATTGGATCTCCCTTGGCCTGGATATAGGACGCCGTCCATGGAACGCCTGATGCATTGTGGTAAAACAGGGCTTTGTCGTGGTTCGCGTAATGATCTCCCAATCCCGCTTCTTTCAATTGTTCCGGAGTCGCATCCTTGGTCAACTTGTATACCATTGTGCCAATCATTTCCAGATGCGCAAACTCCTCCGTGCCGATATCGATGAGCAATCCTTTCACCTTGTCGGGAATCGTATAAGCCTGATTCAGATAACGCAACGCCGCCGCCAGTTCACCATCGGCGCCGCCGTACTGTTCAATCAGAAACTTCGCCAGCATGGGATTGCACTTGCTGACCCGTACGGGATACTGCAGGCGTTTCTCATAGATCCACACGGTACCATTTCACTCCTCTGCAGTTGAAATGTCTTCACGAAAACCGTTTTTTTTTTGGCTGGCCTATCATCGGAATCCGAAGGCTAGTGCGGCAACTTTTTGTCGTACGGACTGTACAAGTCTTTCCAAAGCGTTCCCCGGTACAACGCCTCGTGAATCCCAAATCGCGGCAGGCCAGGTGGTTGAAATCCCATATACAGTTGGGGAGGCGTGTAGTAGGTTTTCATTTTCATCGGCGGACAGGGATCATGCGGGCTGAAATAGGGATACCACGTCTTGTAATTGCTGTGAGCGGAGACCTTTCCGTAAGGATACATCGTCCATCATTTCCTCCTCATACCGGTTTTTTTTGCAACTGTTCACATTTGCCACGGCCACGGCGGTTCGTTCCACTTCCAGGGGTATGGACTGATCGAATGGCCTAAGTTGTAGAGAGGACCGAAGCGGCATTCGTATTCATGCGTCAACATCCGGTAATGCTTCGACAAACTATTCAAATCGCCCAAAGCCTGTTGGTCCCACGGATGCGTATCCAAGTACAAACTCAGTTCAGTCAAAGCAAATCCCACCGCTTGAATCTCCTCCAACAGCTTATCTCTTGACACGGGGTATTCGGCATACTTCTGTGGCGGATGGGGTTTTTGGTGGTGTTTTTCCATGTGGCTCATGTCAATCCTCCTTGCAATCCTGACTTCTAGGCTAGCATATGGCCTGGAGACGGCATTTGTTCCTCCGCAAAACGCCTATTTTCAGATGTTTTTCTCTCAAACAAAAAAGCCGTCCAACCATTGGACGACTTTATTTACAAATCCGCTATGTAATTACAATGGCGGAGAGGGTGGGATTCGAACCCACGGAGGGCGTGAACCCTCGGCGGTTTTCAAGACCGCTGCCTTAAACCACTCGACCAAACCCCTTGAGCCGCAAGGCTTCCCCGCTTCATGCCTCATTCAGCAACAACGGTTTTCATGTTTTGTGTACCCCTATGTTAACCCATGTAAGGATTCTTGGCAAGATTGCAGGACGAAAAAATTAACACATTAATCGGATATGGTAATTCACAGCTATGCAGATATATTTGATGATTTATATGCCGATGATAACAAAGAATCTATTTGATGATAAAAGTATGCCTTTGATGACAAAAGTATGCATTTGAGAACTGCACCCCCAAATCCACCTCAAACCCCTCAAAAAAATAATCATAGCACCCTCACGAAACCACTATTTTCAAGCGTTTGAAGACTTATCCACAATGAGCCAAAAATGAGCCCTTTGAAAGCAAAAACCATTATACAATTGTCGTAGCAAGAAAAAAGGAGGATGCATCATGACTAAAATCGAACTTGTACGGCGGCAAAAAGGGCTTACACAGGTGGAACTGGCCAAGCTTATCGGAGTAAGCGGGCCAGCCATTGTCCAGGTGGAGCGGGGTTATCGCAAGCCGTGGCCAAAAATCCGCAAAAACATTGCGCAAGCCTTGGGATACCCAGAGGAAGAACTGTTTGCTCCCGATGGCTGGCCGCTCCAGGTGGAATTGGAGGAAGTCATAGGGAGATAAAAGACGTTACTGTTACGCTTGTGCCTGTTACTGGTGTTACGGAATGGGAAAATAAAAAATCCCCATGCCACCACAGGGGGAACAGGAGGGATATGATGAAAGAGCTCATCCTTAAAGACAAAGCCACCGGCAAGACGTACGGCGTGGTTATCGGGGATACCTTCCACAAGCGAGTGGACAGTCGCATCCACCGCTTCCGCAAACTCAACGCTTACGGGATTCAGCAAAACATCCTGGACTTCCTGCAAGACAAAGGCGTGCAATTCGTCCAGGTGGAGGAAACCGACACTGGCAACATTTACCTGGCCGCCTTGGCAGATTATATCCGGCGGGGCGTGCCCATCGACGAAGGCCACGGGCAACAGGTCATGTTGCCGCTCAAATACTTTGAACATGCCAAATCCCCGCATCTGGCAATGTTCTGACATACCGGAAGATAGGGCTTTTCATCTATTCCGACATCATCGCGCCCATAAAAAAATCGATACGGCACAGAGGATTGCCGTATTGGCATACTTAGGCTACTTGATGGGAGGCGATACATATTGAACATCCAAGTCCATAATACTGCAACGCAAACGTTGAAACAATGGCTGGACGAATATTTTCCCAACCCCATCAAATGGAAAGGGGCGCAAGGGACGGCGGTTTGTCCCTTCCATGACGACCGGAACCCCTCATTCAGCGTCAACGCTGAAAAAGGTGTCTGGCAATGCTTTGCCGGTTGCGGGAGCGGGACATTGCGGCAGTTGGCGGAAGCCTTGGGCGTTCCCGCTCCCCCGCCAGTGGAGTTTATGCGGGAGAAGGAAAGGAAACGGCAAACCGGCATGCAACCAAAGCGCAAAACCTGGACGCATGAGGTGGAATACATCTATACGGACGCACAAGGCAACCCTGTCCTTATGGTTGGCAGGGATGGCCACGGCAAAAACAAACGCATCCGTCAATACCACTTCAAGGATGGCGAATGGTGGGCTGGCAAGGGCGACACCAAACCCGTCCCCTACAACCTGCCTCATGTGCTGGTGGCCATTGCCAACGGGGAAACCGTTTTTGTCGTGGAAGGCGAGAAGGATGCAGAAACCTTATGGGATTGTGACCTTGTCGCCACCACCAACGCAGGCGGAGCGGGAAAGTGGCCTGCCTCCAAGGAATTCAACCGGCATTTTCAAGGTGCCAAGGTGGTCATCCTGCCTGACAATGATGAAGCCGGCGCGCGACATGCGGAGCAGGTGGCGCATGCCTTGAAACCATTTGCAGTATCCATTAAGGTTGTTAACCTTCCGGGACTGCCTGAACATGGGGACGTGACAGACTGGCTAAATGCTGGCCACACGTCCCAGA
This region includes:
- a CDS encoding spore coat protein CotJC; translated protein: MWIYEKRLQYPVRVSKCNPMLAKFLIEQYGGADGELAAALRYLNQAYTIPDKVKGLLIDIGTEEFAHLEMIGTMVYKLTKDATPEQLKEAGLGDHYANHDKALFYHNASGVPWTASYIQAKGDPIADLYEDIAAEEKARATYQWLIDMSDDPDVNDALKFLREREVVHSQRFREAVEILKEERERKKFF
- a CDS encoding transcriptional regulator, with the protein product MTKIELVRRQKGLTQVELAKLIGVSGPAIVQVERGYRKPWPKIRKNIAQALGYPEEELFAPDGWPLQVELEEVIGR